From the Callithrix jacchus isolate 240 chromosome 22, calJac240_pri, whole genome shotgun sequence genome, the window aCACACAAGGATACACACATGCCCCCATATAGTCCCTCATGCACACGCACGCACAAGCACATGCACACctctgcatgcacacacaaatcaCCCAAGGATACATGCGCGTgccccacacacatcacacaccacacacccatgcacatgGGTACATCTGTACACACACAGCACATTTGCACGTGCACAGAGATGCACACACAACACAGGGTCCATCACAAAGGTCTGAACTGCCCTAGTGGCTGGACGGAGCCAGGGCTGTTTGGGAAAAGACGGGGAAGCCCAGGGCCCGGCGGCCAGCTCGGGGACCGTGCGCCTCCGGGGGGCCTGTGTGGGGCAGGTTGCTTCggcactctgtgcctcagtcgcctcatctgtagaatggggggACTTTGGTGCCTTGCCTCCTGGGAGCCAGCAAGTGGAAAGAGCAGGACTGGGCACCCTGTTCCCCCTGAGCCTGGGCTCGCCCGAGCACATGTGCCCTCTGCAGCCTCTCATGTGCCGGCCTGGGCTTTTCCCTCCGGGAACAGACGGAGGACAAAGTAGAGCTGTGTGGGGTGCTCCCAGGAACAGGGTCACTCCGGAATCAGGGTCCTCACAGGAACAGGGACCCCGAGGCACAGGGTCACTCCAGGAATATGGTCCCCCTGGAATAGGGTCACCCCTGAAGCAGGATCCCCCAGGAACAGGGACCCCAAGGCACAGGGCCACCCCAGGAACAGGGTTCTCCAGGAATAGGGTCCCCCCAGGAACAGGGTCACTCTAGGAATATGGTCCCCCTGGAATAGGGTCACCCCTGAAGCAGGATCCCCCAGGAACAGGGACCCCAAGGCACAGGGCCACCCCAGGAACAGGGTTCTCCAGGAATAGGGTCCCCCCAGGAACAGGGTCACTCTAGGAATATGGTCCCCCTGGAATAGGGTCACCCCTGAAGCAGGATCCCCCAGGAACAGGGACCCCAAGGCACAGGGCCACCCCAGGAACAGGGTTCTCCAGGAATAGGGTCCCCCCAGGAACAGGGTCACTCTAGGAATATGGTCCCCCTGGAATAGGGTCACCCCTGAAGCAGGATCCCCCAGGAACAGGGACCCCAAGGCACAGGGCCACCCCAGGAACAGGGCTCTCCAGGAATAGGGTCCCCCAGGAACAGGGTCCCCACAAGAACAGTCACTTTAGGAATACAGTCCCTCCAGGAACAGGGTCACTCTAGGAATTGGATCCCCGCCAGAGCAGGGTCTCTTCTCCCAGGAACCGGGACAGCACCCCGAGGCACAGGGCGCTCcggggaagaagaaagggagtgtGAGAGAATGTGCTTCAGGGAGGGACGTGGCGGGTGGAGGGGGGGCTTGCAGAGATGCCCGGGGAGGCCCCGCTTGGACACGCTGCCCTAACCGcccccatcctccctccccagcaccaCGCCAGCCTGGTCATGAGCCAGGACCCCTACAAAGTGACCACCTTTGAGAAGCGCTACGCTGTGGCCATGCAGTGGCTGTGGAGGGACGCCGGCATCCGGGCCTGCTATGAGCGGCGGCGGGAATTCCACCTGCTCGACTCAGCTGTGTAGTGAGTCTGGGGTCTGCAGGGATGGGTGCGTGGGGAGGGGTCGagggcaggggccaggctggCCGGCTCCCTGCAACCGGAGATACTGTGGGCACAGATGGCTATGGTCCAGCTCCAGGATGAAGTCCTTCCGGGGGGGGATCCCTAATTCCTGGGGGGACCCTGTTCTGGGGGTAACTGTTTTCTGGGGGGGACCTTGTTCCTGGGCAGACCCTGTTCCTTGGGGGCGACTCTGTTCCAGGGGTGATCTTGTTCTTGGAGTGACTCTGTTCATATAGGGACTCTGTCCTAGGGGTGACCCTGTTTCTGAGGGAATCCAGCTCCTAGGGGAGACCCTGTTCTGGGGGGACTGCATTCCTAGAGTGACCCTGTGCTTGGGGGTCCCTGTTCCTGCAGGAACTCTGTTTCAGGGGTGACCCTGTTGCTGGAGGGACTGTATTTTTAGAGTAATGTTCTTGGGGAGACCCTGCTCCTGGCTGAACCCTATTCCTGAAGAACCTGTTCCTGCCAGGACCCTGTTTCAGAGGTGACCCTGTTCCTGGGAGGACCCTGTTCTTGGGAGTGACTCTGTTTCCAGGGAGACCCTGTTCCCTGGGGGATCCTGTTCTGGGGGTGACCCTTTCCTGGAGTGACCCTATTCTTGGGGGGACTGTATTCCTAGAATGCCACTATTCTTGGGGGAACCCTGTTCCTGAGAGGACCTTGTTCTTAGAGGGACCCTATTCCTGGAGGACCTCATTCCTGGAGTGACCCTATTCCTGGCTGTTCCTAGAGAGACCCTGGTCTGGGGGACCCACCCTGTTCTGGGGGTGACCCTGTTCCTGGGGGGACCTTGTTCCTGGGGGACACTATTACTGGAAAACCATGTTCCTGGAGTGACCCTATTCCTGGGGGGAGCCTGTTCCCAGAGTGACCCTGTTCTGGGGGTGATCCTCCTCTGGGGGTGACCCTGTTCTTGAGAGGACCCTCTTCTGGGGGGACCCTGTTCCATGGGAGACCCTGTTCTGAGGGTGACCCTATTCCTGGGGGGAGCCTGTTCTAGGCGTGATGGATGTCCACGGTGACTTGGCATCTGGGAAGGCTGTTCTCAGGCTACCAGCATTCTTGGGGCAGTGCCACTCCTGGCATAGCAGCTCTCCGGGGGGACACCACTCCCCAGTGAGGCCGTTCCTCATGTCACGCCATCCGTGGGGTCGCCCTGCTCTGAGTGTGAAGCTACTTTCCTTGAGGTTCCATTGCCTTGGGGTGGGGGACATTCCTGGGCCATCTGCCAACCCCAGGGATCCTGGCCCCCGACAAGGGAGCTCTCCTCCCCCAGCAGCCCCAGCAGGGTTCTCGCTGGGCCTTCTCTAGGGCCCTGGGAAGCAAAGGGAGGCTGGCTGCAAGGCTGGGCCTCAGGACTCCTTGCTCTGCAGCTACCTGTCCCACCTGGAGCGCATCACGGAGGAGGGCTATGTCCCCACGGCGCAGGACGTACTCCGCAGCCGCATGCCCACCACTGGCATCAACGAATACTGCTTCTCCGTGCAGAAAACCAACCTGCGGTGAGCGTTCCACCTGGGCCCAGCCTGGGAgtgcagggaaggcttcctgtaGGAGGGGTAAAGGAGctggatgagtggatgaatgaaggggtagatggatgagtggatggatggacggatggatggatggatgcaaagatggatgagtggatggatggatgagtggatggatggacggatggatggatggatgcaaagatggatgagtggatggatggatggatggatgagtggatggatggacggatggatggatggatgcaaagatggatgagtagatgaatgaatgggtagatggatgagtggatggatggatggatggaggcaaagatggatgagtggacggatggatggaaagatggatgagtggatggatggatggatgcaaagatggatgagtggatggatggatggatggatgcaaagatggatgagtggatggatggatggatggatggatgcaaagatggatgagtggatggatggatgggtagatggatgagtggatggatggatgcaaagatggatgagtggatggatggatggatgagtggatggatggacggatggatggatggatggatgcaaagatggatgagtagatgaatgaatgggtagatggatgagtggatggatggatggatggatgcaaagatggatgagtggacagatggatggaaagatggatgagtggatggatggatggatggatggatggatggatggatgcaaagatggatgagtggatggatggatggatggatgcaaagatggatgagtggatggatggatgggtagatggatgagtggatggatggatgcaaagatggatgagtggatggatggatgggtagatggatgagtggatggatggatggatggatgcaaagatggatgagtggatggatggatggatgcaaagatggatgagtggatggatggatggatgcaaagatggatgagtggatggatggatggatggatgcaaagatggatgagtggatggatgggtagatgggtagaGGAATGATGCATGAATGGGCAGATGggtggtgggtgggtgagtgaagCATGGACAGATGAGTggaggaatggatggatgaatgaatggataagtgGATGGGTGGGGGGGtgtgggtagatgggtggatgagtgagtggatagatgggtggatggataatgggtggatagatgggtgggtagatgaatggGTGGCTGAGTACGTGGAGAGACgggtgggtgggtgagtaggTGGATTGAGTAAATGGGTGGAcaggtgggtggatgatggatggatggatagatgggtagatgggtagatggatggatgagtaaatggatggatggatggatgggtgggtaggtgggtgaaTTGAGTAAATGAGTGAACAGGTGggtgatggatagatggatgagtggatgggtgggtggattggtgggtggatggatgggtagatgggagGACAAGTGAGTGGATAGATGGgtgcatagatggatggatgagtagataagagagagatgggtgggtggatgggtggattgAGTAAATGGGTGGAGAtgtgggtggatgatggatggatggatgagtgaatggatagatgggtgggtggatgggtggatgagtgaagggatgagtgaatgaatggatgaatgggtgggtggatgggtaaaAGTTCAGGAGTGAAGGTAGAGGCTGGGGAATCACAGGGAATTCTGGGCCAAGGAGGTGATTTTCGGGTATGGCCCAGGAGTGAGGCGGATGAATGGAGTGAGGGCTCGGAGGACACAGTCCCGAGATGGGAGGTGATGCCCACGGTACCCAACTGGCCAGTTGCTGACCCACTCCTGTCTCAGAGCCCCCTCTCGACAGCCGCTCGCCCCTTTCTGGTTCTGGATGTGGGCTTTGAGGGACTCTGAGAACACATGGGGGGGCGCAGGTCTCAGGGATCAGGAGACACATATGCCAGCGGCAGCCTAACAGCTTAATCACCGGTCTCGGTTTCCCCTCCTGTGCAATGGGGCAAGTCCCCTCTTGCTTCAGGCCCGGGCTCGTCCAAAGCCTCCGCTCTGGCACTTCCTGAGTAACGGTCGCATCCCCAGGGAAATGACGCACCGATGATTATCAGTGACCCACATTTCTCAGAAGAGAGGCAACAGGAAGGCGGGGGCAGGGCTCAGGCTTTTGTTGCGGCATGTGGGGCTGAGCCACAGATGGAGGGGAGGACATGTGCTCTGGGAACCGACCTCATTCCCAACTGTGTGGCCACTGGACACTCCCATGGCCAGCCTGAGCACAGGAGCCCCCATggcacagatgggaaaactgagtgtTGGAGATGTTTGGCAATTTCCCTTGCTGGGTCACCCAGCCAGCACCAGGGCACATCCTAGATCTGTTCGACCTGCTGCCCTCTAATGTGGGGGTAGAGGGCAGGCAGCCCAGCACAGCAGAAGCCTGGGAAAGTCCCCTCTTCTCCCTGcatctcagtctcctcatctgtaaaatgggcgtGAAGAGTCATCCCTGCCTCGCGTGAATGACATGGCAAATCCACCAGAGGCTGGCATCTGTTCTTGCTACTGCCATTATTGATCTTGGCATATCCCAGACATGACGGGGGTCAGGGGTGTCACGGAGCAGGGTCCTGAGCTCTGAAAGGGGGTGCCCCGGTTCCCTGTAGGATCGTGGACGTCGGAGGCCAGAAGTCAGAGCGTAAGAAATGGATCCATTGTTTCGAGAACGTGATTGCCCTCATCTACCTGGCCTCACTGAGTGAATACGACCAGTGCCTGGAGGAGAACAACCAGGAGGTGCGTGGCCCCCGCCTCCTTCACCTTCCCACGTGTTGACCCGGGACCCGCATCCGGGCAGGAAGCTCTGGTGCAGAAAGCGAAGCGTCCCTGCTTTTGAATGGGCCTGTGTGTGCCCAGCACGGCTTTAAACTTGACCTTTCATTCTTTTGTGGTCAGATCGCGGCAAGACACAGACCCACAGCATTTGTCTGGCCAGgaccccagacacacacacacatgcacacactcaatgcacacacatacgcacaagCACATGCACCctacatgcacacgcacacactcatgGGCAtgatacatgcacatgcacacacacgcatgtgcacaTGTACACGAGCACTGCACAATATATGGCATGTGAACACAtgcaccacacatgcacacacgcacacaatacatgcacacatgtgcacacacatgcacatacgtTCACAGGCACGCACAATATGTGCcgacacacacacgtgcacaggAACACAGGcactacacacacgcacacgcacacaaacGCACATGCATGCACcgtacatatacataaacatgcACCTATGCACAcaatacatgcacatgcacacacgtgcacacatgcacatacacacgcctgctcacacacgtgcacacacatgcacatgcacacgccTGCTCACACACgtgcatacatacatgcacatacacacgcctgctcacacatgcacacacacgactgctcacatgtgcacacacatgcacacacctgcttacacacgtgtacacacatgcacacacctgctcacacacgtgcacacacatgcacgtacaCATGCCTgcccacacgtgcacacatacacatgcacacgcctgctcacacacgtgcacatacacatgcatgcactgtacatacacataaacatgcACCTATGCACAcaacacatgcacgtgcacacacctGCTCACAccgtgcacatacacatgcatgcaccgtacatacacataaacatgcACCTATGCACAcaacacatgcacgtgcacacgcctgctcacacacgtgcacacatgcacatgcacacgcctgctcacacacgtgcacatacacacatggaaATTCCTGTCCATGCTCTGGCCACACCACGGAACCCCAGGGCTTCTGTCACACACTTCACAGACACATCCTTGAGTCAGTCACACATGGATGCACAGCCCGCCCCCGAGGAACACTCGAGCCCGAGACAGACATGGCCGCCTGCACACATGCAGGCGCAGGAGAGCAGGTCTCCCCGCAGGCGCGCCGTTCTGCTTTGGTTCAGGAAGGCCCGAGGCCGCTCCTGCTTTTGGGAATGTGAACTTTCTTCCCACTTAATCCCTGAGCCCAAGGGTCGGGGGCGTTATTACCCGCAAGGCGTGACTGTAGGGGTTGAGGTTTCACCCACACAGTCTGGGGACCTGAGGGTCAGACgatataattttgactttcagaCTGAATTAGACGGAATGCATTTTAGGTCACCCTGATACTGCTTGTCCAGCCACACGAAACTGACTTGTTTCCCAGGGCTTTGGTAAGAAAGCTGCGCAGACCAGACAGCTTCAACAACAGATATTTCTTCTCCATAGTTCCAGAGGCCAGGAGTCACACAGGGACgtggaggcagggctgggtccACCTCAGAATCTGTCCCAGGCCTCTCCTGGGTCCTAGTGGTGGCTGGTGATCCTTGCTTGTAGTGGCTCACCCTGATCTCTGCctccacctcacacacaccatcCTGTCTGTGTGCACGTCTGTGTGTAAATTTCCTCgtttttatttggagacagagtcttgcccaggctggagttcagtggtgtgattatagctcactgcagcctcgaactcctggactcaagcaatcctctcacctcagcctcctgagtagctgagactacaggtgtgtgccaccatgcccgaataatttaaaaaaacttcttgtagagatggggtctcactatgttgctcaggctggtctcgaactcctgggctcaagtgatcctcctgcctcggactcccaaagtgttgggacaaCAGGTACGAGCCCCTGcgcctttttgattttttgagatggagtctcagtctgttgcccaggctggagtgcagtggtgccacctcagctcactgcaacctcagccccctgggttccagcgattctcctgcctcagcttcccaagtagctgggaccgtaggcatgagccaccatgcccagctaatttttgtatttttagaagaggttttaccatgttggccaggctggtctccaactcctgacctcaagtgatccgcctgtctcggcctccgaaaacgctgggattacaggcgtgagccaccacacctacactccctcttctttttctttttttttttttttgagacagagtttcacttttgttgcccaggctggagggcaatggtgcgatctcaactcaccgcaacctccgcctcctggattcaagccattctcctgcctcagcctcccaagtagctgggattataggcatgagccaccatgcccggctaatttttgtatttttagtagagtggggggtttcacaattttggcaaggctggtttcgaactcctgacctcaggtgatccacctgcctcagcctcctaaagtgctgggattacaggcgtgagccaccgcgcccggccaggtctttcttcttataaaaacGCCAGTCACAGACTTGGATGCCCACCTTATTCTCACCGGAACGACCCCTTCAAAGACCCTacctccaggccaggtgcagtagttcatgcctgcaatcccaggacactgggaggccaggagttcaagaccctctCTTCAGATAACGTCACGCTCTGAAGTTGTGGGTGGACATGAGTTTTGGGAGGACACCCTTTAAACCAGCACAGGCACAAAACCATGTCCACGAAGACACATGGGCACAGCCCGCTCAGCCCCAGCCAGGCAGGTAGGGGTGAGCCACGCCCCTGGACGGTAGCCAACAGCACCCCAGCACCCCTTCGGAGCTGCTGGCCGAAGCAACCGACCGCTTCTGCCCCCAACACAGAACCGCATGAAGGAGAGCCTCGCCCTGTTTGGTACCATCCTGGAACTGCCTTGGTTCAAGAACACGTCCGTCATCCTCTTCCTCAACAAAACGGACATCCTGGAGGAGAaaatccccacctcccacctggcTACCTACTTCCCCAGCTTCCAGGGTAAGTAGTTCTAGAACCTTCTATACCCTTCCCCTCTCTTCGGAGCTGCTGATCTAGGCTCTCCTGCAGTCACTGGAAAGTTCCACAGAATCAGACCCGATTTCTAGACTCTGCTCCACGCACCGCAAACCTCTCCGAATCCGTTTCCCGCTCTGTGGAATGGAATGAAAGGGCAGAGGCCCTCGCAACTGAGTAAACTGAGGAATTCTAAAAAGACCAGCACATCATGTGtaccttaaaatttattttgccgggtgcagcggctcacgcctgtaatccaagcgctttgggagactgaggcg encodes:
- the GNA15 gene encoding guanine nucleotide-binding protein subunit alpha-15; amino-acid sequence: MARSLTWRCCPWCLTEDEKAAARVDQEINRILLEQKKQDRGELKLLLLGPGESGKSTFIKQMRIIHGTGYSEEERKGFRALVYQNIFVSMRTMIEAMERLQIPFSRPESKHHASLVMSQDPYKVTTFEKRYAVAMQWLWRDAGIRACYERRREFHLLDSAVYYLSHLERITEEGYVPTAQDVLRSRMPTTGINEYCFSVQKTNLRIVDVGGQKSERKKWIHCFENVIALIYLASLSEYDQCLEENNQENRMKESLALFGTILELPWFKNTSVILFLNKTDILEEKIPTSHLATYFPSFQGPKQDAEAAKRFILDMYTRMYAGCVDGPGGSKTGARSRRLFSHYTCATDTQNIRKVFKDVRDSVLARYLDEINLL